A single region of the Gephyromycinifex aptenodytis genome encodes:
- a CDS encoding isochorismatase family protein: MNLSSSRALVIVDVQNDFCEGGSLAVAGGAGVAQRISEHLQAHRDDYAAVVATADWHIDPGAHFGATPEQIDYVDRWPAHCVAETPGAQFHPAVRPAISQTEAVFRKGAYTAAYSGFEGMTSEDGGEVGLADWLRDGGITHVDIVGIATDHCVRATALDAAKEGFETRVLLDLTAGVAPESTTQALSRMRENGIELAGSPVLHS, from the coding sequence ATGAATCTCAGCTCCTCGCGTGCGCTCGTCATCGTCGACGTCCAGAACGACTTCTGCGAGGGGGGCTCCCTCGCTGTGGCCGGCGGGGCCGGGGTAGCCCAACGCATCAGCGAACACCTGCAAGCGCACAGAGATGATTACGCGGCTGTGGTGGCCACCGCCGACTGGCACATCGATCCCGGCGCGCACTTCGGTGCCACCCCCGAACAGATCGACTACGTCGACCGGTGGCCGGCGCACTGCGTGGCTGAGACCCCCGGTGCGCAGTTCCACCCCGCGGTGCGACCCGCGATCAGCCAAACCGAGGCCGTCTTCCGCAAGGGCGCCTACACCGCGGCCTACAGCGGGTTCGAGGGCATGACGAGCGAGGACGGCGGCGAGGTCGGCCTGGCCGACTGGTTGCGCGACGGGGGGATAACCCACGTCGACATCGTCGGTATCGCCACCGACCACTGCGTCCGGGCCACCGCCTTGGACGCAGCCAAAGAGGGATTCGAGACCCGCGTGCTGCTCGACCTCACCGCCGGGGTCGCCCCGGAGAGCACCACTCAGGCGTTGTCGCGCATGCGCGAGAACGGCATCGAGCTGGCGGGTTCACCGGTACTGCACAGCTGA
- a CDS encoding acetyl-CoA hydrolase/transferase C-terminal domain-containing protein, whose amino-acid sequence MISDGILALVQAGAMDRERLVTCSFMFGSPELFAWAHRNEGLRVLRTETVNAPGRISQNPGMTSINTALQVDLFDQANASRIETRIHSGFGGQTDFTVGAIHAPGGQAIMALRSWHPKVDVSTIVPLLDQPVTSFQHSAVVTENGIAELIGQDEKGQARHLIDHAAHPRVRDELWEEAYHLGLT is encoded by the coding sequence ATGATCTCCGACGGCATCCTGGCCCTGGTCCAGGCCGGGGCGATGGACCGGGAACGGCTGGTGACCTGCTCGTTCATGTTCGGTAGCCCGGAGCTCTTCGCGTGGGCCCACCGCAACGAAGGCTTGCGGGTATTGCGCACCGAGACGGTCAACGCGCCGGGGCGGATCAGCCAGAACCCCGGGATGACGAGCATCAACACCGCACTGCAGGTCGACTTGTTCGATCAGGCGAACGCGTCACGGATCGAAACCCGCATCCACTCCGGGTTCGGTGGCCAGACCGACTTCACCGTCGGCGCCATCCACGCCCCCGGCGGGCAGGCGATCATGGCGTTGCGTTCCTGGCACCCGAAGGTTGACGTCTCCACGATCGTGCCGCTGCTCGACCAGCCCGTCACCTCATTCCAACATTCGGCCGTGGTCACCGAAAACGGCATTGCCGAACTCATCGGGCAGGACGAGAAGGGCCAAGCCCGACACCTCATCGACCACGCTGCCCACCCGCGGGTGCGCGACGAACTGTGGGAAGAGGCCTACCACCTCGGCCTGACCTGA